In one Desulfoferula mesophila genomic region, the following are encoded:
- a CDS encoding ABC transporter ATP-binding protein, translated as MLEVDRINTYYGKSHILQDVSLKVEQGQIVALLGRNGAGKTTTLRSIMGLTPPRSGAVRFKGQDIQRCKPFEVARKGLGFVPEDRGIFPDISVLDNLTVAAKQSADGQRRWSLEKIYHYFPVLQRLRDNKGQNLSGGEQQMLTIARTLMTNPDLLLLDEPCEGLAPQIVNQVLFGLIKSLKEQEGVTILLAEQNARFCLGLADWGYLLDKGAVQFDASSEEITSNEEIQRKYLSL; from the coding sequence ATCCTGGAAGTGGACCGTATCAACACCTATTACGGCAAGAGTCACATCTTGCAGGACGTTTCGCTGAAAGTGGAACAGGGGCAGATCGTAGCTCTGCTGGGGCGCAACGGGGCGGGCAAGACCACCACTCTGCGCAGCATAATGGGGCTTACCCCTCCCCGAAGTGGGGCCGTTCGCTTCAAGGGCCAGGATATTCAGCGCTGCAAACCTTTTGAGGTGGCTCGCAAGGGGCTGGGCTTTGTGCCTGAAGACCGGGGGATATTCCCAGACATATCCGTGCTGGACAACCTTACCGTCGCCGCCAAGCAATCAGCCGATGGACAAAGACGCTGGTCCCTTGAAAAGATTTACCATTACTTTCCGGTGCTCCAGCGCTTGCGGGACAACAAGGGGCAAAACCTAAGCGGGGGCGAGCAGCAAATGCTTACCATCGCGCGCACCCTGATGACTAACCCAGACCTCCTGCTGTTGGACGAGCCTTGTGAGGGCTTGGCCCCTCAGATCGTGAACCAGGTGCTCTTTGGCCTGATCAAGAGTCTCAAGGAGCAGGAGGGGGTGACCATTCTCCTGGCAGAGCAGAACGCCAGATTTTGCCTGGGTCTGGCCGATTGGGGTTATTTGCTGGACAAGGGGGCGGTACAATTCGACGCCAGCAGCGAGGAAATCACAAGCAACGAGGAAATACAGCGCAAGTATCTCTCCCTCTAA
- a CDS encoding N-acyl homoserine lactonase family protein has translation MSFEIVPLTLCYYQAEKGYMTYMTGYGQNIIRPFVVWFIKGTSKNIIVDSGIESQDYRDYHPGFKDLEITHLQSFDEALTSVGITPEQVDIVVQTHLHFDHCYNLRRCINAEVLVQKAELDFAMDPVPYAGIYRPELWEGANLKLIEGEYEIEPGLTLLPVPGHAAGGQAVLVDTNSGTVAIAGMCTCQENFYPEAGHPMVGDDHTLLPGILLNARDAYESMVRLRSRADKILALHDPDILQQKIIS, from the coding sequence ATGTCATTTGAAATCGTTCCCTTGACCTTGTGCTACTACCAAGCGGAAAAGGGCTACATGACCTATATGACCGGCTACGGGCAAAACATCATCCGCCCCTTTGTGGTGTGGTTCATCAAGGGGACGTCCAAAAACATAATAGTGGACAGCGGAATAGAGTCCCAGGACTACCGCGACTACCACCCCGGATTCAAGGACCTGGAAATCACCCACCTGCAGAGTTTTGACGAGGCTTTAACCTCAGTGGGCATCACCCCGGAGCAGGTGGACATAGTGGTGCAGACCCACTTGCATTTCGACCATTGCTACAACCTGAGGCGCTGCATCAACGCTGAAGTGCTGGTGCAAAAGGCAGAACTCGACTTCGCCATGGACCCGGTACCCTACGCGGGCATATACCGTCCGGAGCTTTGGGAAGGGGCCAACCTGAAACTCATCGAGGGCGAGTATGAAATAGAGCCCGGCCTAACCTTGTTGCCGGTACCCGGACACGCGGCCGGCGGGCAGGCGGTCTTGGTGGATACCAACAGCGGGACGGTGGCCATCGCAGGCATGTGCACCTGCCAAGAGAATTTTTATCCTGAGGCCGGGCACCCCATGGTCGGCGACGACCACACCTTGTTGCCAGGCATACTCTTGAACGCCCGCGATGCCTACGAAAGCATGGTACGGCTCAGAAGCCGTGCCGATAAAATACTGGCTTTGCATGATCCTGACATCCTGCAACAAAAAATTATCTCCTGA
- a CDS encoding ABC transporter substrate-binding protein, which translates to MVKKQITRREFVKVVGGGAMVAGAATFGVPTLLRAANKPIKFGQLNTTSGIMASQGVPAMRAAQIAQDFINQSGGIMGRKLVLVQEDDQVKPSVGVRKFRKLVLEDEVEFVFGTNSSGVGLACVPLANEFKKIFISTSMSDKYTGANCSPYVFRIGESTSMASKASAYCMVANAPDVKKWAGINPDYVFGHESWEFFKQGMKDKKHPVQYVKESFSPFGCQDYKPYITALLESKAEGVFTSLWTGDLINFIKQAKPFGFFDKVKVFVNNTTAVATSIGLGNEMLPFWGEARYYPFYRDSELNRKYIGMYQKKFGGYPAADTGAECFAAVLALKLAIEKVGTTDTPKVIAALEGLEFEVPEGKKWIRPEDHSGIDEVVLLGKFHHDPKYPFWVYDPKTYFTVPGKELAMPLDQTGCKMAKP; encoded by the coding sequence ATGGTGAAGAAACAGATCACGCGTAGAGAATTTGTGAAAGTGGTGGGGGGCGGCGCCATGGTTGCCGGGGCGGCGACCTTCGGAGTGCCCACCCTGCTCAGGGCTGCCAACAAGCCCATCAAGTTCGGCCAGCTCAATACAACCTCGGGCATCATGGCCAGCCAGGGCGTGCCGGCCATGCGCGCCGCGCAGATCGCTCAGGATTTCATCAACCAGTCAGGCGGGATCATGGGGCGCAAGCTGGTGCTGGTGCAGGAAGACGACCAAGTGAAGCCCAGCGTGGGCGTGCGCAAGTTCAGAAAGCTGGTCCTCGAGGACGAGGTGGAATTTGTCTTCGGCACCAATTCCAGCGGCGTGGGCCTGGCCTGCGTGCCCCTGGCCAACGAGTTCAAGAAAATATTCATCTCCACCTCCATGAGCGACAAGTACACCGGCGCCAACTGCAGCCCATACGTGTTCAGGATCGGCGAGTCCACCAGCATGGCCTCCAAAGCCAGCGCCTATTGCATGGTGGCCAACGCTCCGGACGTCAAAAAGTGGGCCGGAATCAATCCCGACTACGTCTTTGGCCACGAATCCTGGGAGTTTTTCAAGCAGGGCATGAAGGACAAAAAGCACCCGGTGCAATACGTCAAAGAGTCTTTTTCACCCTTTGGCTGCCAGGACTACAAGCCTTACATCACCGCCCTGCTGGAATCCAAGGCCGAAGGCGTGTTCACCTCCCTGTGGACCGGGGACCTGATCAACTTCATAAAGCAGGCCAAGCCGTTCGGATTCTTCGACAAGGTCAAGGTGTTCGTCAACAACACCACCGCCGTGGCGACCTCCATCGGATTGGGCAATGAGATGCTGCCCTTCTGGGGAGAGGCCCGCTACTATCCCTTCTATCGGGACTCCGAGCTCAACCGCAAGTACATCGGCATGTACCAGAAGAAGTTCGGCGGATACCCCGCGGCCGATACCGGAGCGGAATGTTTTGCCGCGGTTCTGGCCCTGAAGCTGGCCATTGAAAAGGTCGGAACCACGGACACCCCCAAGGTGATTGCGGCCCTGGAAGGCTTAGAATTCGAAGTCCCCGAGGGCAAAAAGTGGATCCGTCCCGAGGATCACAGCGGCATCGACGAGGTGGTGCTGCTGGGTAAATTTCATCACGACCCCAAGTACCCCTTCTGGGTGTACGACCCCAAGACCTACTTCACGGTGCCGGGCAAGGAACTCGCCATGCCCCTGGACCAGACCGGCTGCAAGATGGCCAAGCCCTAA
- a CDS encoding GntR family transcriptional regulator: MPKKSSPLREKIYNKLIEDIVTDRLNPGERLSEASLAKRFKVSRTPIREALLQLEKLGYVVHQKNVGTVVKKISPEGVREIFEVVAALEGMAVELFGKLPPSPEDMAQLARLHESLKRYTEHQDFADYYEGNRQFHDFFALKSGNKTLVKLTRSQRDRIYRIVARGSTLPIHIHQYAAGHEAIIKALEKGKAELAGSIMKNHVLEAAYLISGNLEPLPWSPFPSHD, translated from the coding sequence ATGCCTAAAAAAAGCAGCCCCCTTAGGGAAAAAATCTATAATAAATTGATCGAGGACATCGTCACCGACAGGCTCAATCCCGGTGAACGGTTGTCTGAGGCCAGCCTGGCCAAACGCTTCAAAGTAAGCCGCACTCCCATCAGAGAGGCCCTGCTCCAGTTGGAGAAGTTGGGCTACGTTGTGCACCAAAAGAATGTGGGCACCGTGGTAAAGAAGATCTCTCCCGAAGGGGTACGCGAAATATTTGAGGTGGTGGCCGCCTTGGAGGGCATGGCGGTGGAGCTTTTTGGTAAGCTCCCTCCCTCGCCGGAGGATATGGCCCAACTGGCCCGCTTGCATGAGTCCCTAAAGCGATACACAGAGCACCAGGACTTTGCCGACTACTACGAGGGCAATCGCCAGTTTCACGATTTCTTTGCCCTCAAATCGGGCAATAAGACCCTTGTTAAGCTAACCCGCTCGCAGCGTGATCGCATATACCGCATAGTGGCCCGAGGCAGTACCCTGCCCATTCACATTCACCAGTACGCGGCAGGCCACGAAGCCATCATCAAGGCCTTGGAAAAGGGTAAGGCGGAGTTGGCAGGCTCCATCATGAAAAACCACGTGCTGGAAGCTGCCTATCTCATTTCGGGAAACCTAGAGCCATTGCCTTGGTCACCATTTCCCAGCCATGACTGA
- a CDS encoding branched-chain amino acid ABC transporter permease, whose product MPTFYVYLITEILIVSLFAVSTNVLLGFTGLLSFGQVAFFGSSAYAVSLLIKGTSLPFAASFFICVGMSALCALIIGLFCMRLRGFYFAIITLAFSQIFFVVAYKWSSLTGGDDGIVGIPKKPFLAMNIDGPEAYYHFVLLVVLVSMALLYLIIRSPLGEVLQAIRDNSERTEFLGIQVRNYRLASFVIAGTFGGVAGALFAPFQGIVTPELLHWSHSAEPLMISLLGGMYFFFGPIAGAIIFVFIKEWITGFTEYWMFWYGLLLMLLIMYLPGGIMGFVSEHLKRGKDDSK is encoded by the coding sequence TTGCCCACCTTTTATGTCTACCTCATCACCGAAATATTGATCGTGAGCCTTTTTGCGGTGAGCACCAACGTACTGCTGGGCTTCACCGGGCTGTTGTCATTCGGCCAGGTGGCGTTTTTCGGCTCCAGCGCCTATGCGGTGTCCTTGCTGATCAAGGGAACCAGTTTGCCCTTTGCGGCCTCGTTTTTCATCTGCGTGGGAATGAGCGCCCTGTGCGCTTTGATCATCGGCTTGTTCTGCATGCGCTTACGTGGTTTCTACTTCGCCATTATCACGCTGGCCTTCTCGCAAATATTTTTTGTGGTGGCCTACAAGTGGTCCAGCCTCACCGGCGGAGACGACGGAATCGTGGGCATACCCAAAAAGCCGTTCCTGGCCATGAACATCGACGGGCCGGAAGCCTATTACCACTTCGTGCTGCTAGTGGTGTTGGTGTCCATGGCCTTGCTTTACCTCATAATCAGGTCGCCCCTGGGCGAGGTGCTGCAAGCCATCCGCGACAATTCCGAGCGTACCGAGTTTCTGGGTATCCAGGTTCGCAACTACCGCCTGGCCTCCTTCGTGATAGCCGGGACCTTCGGGGGAGTGGCCGGCGCCCTGTTCGCGCCGTTCCAGGGAATCGTCACCCCGGAGTTGCTGCACTGGTCCCACTCAGCGGAGCCGCTCATGATAAGCCTGCTGGGCGGCATGTACTTTTTCTTCGGTCCCATCGCTGGAGCCATCATCTTCGTGTTCATCAAGGAATGGATCACCGGTTTTACCGAGTATTGGATGTTTTGGTACGGCCTTTTGCTCATGCTGCTCATCATGTACCTGCCCGGGGGCATCATGGGGTTCGTGTCCGAGCATTTGAAACGCGGCAAGGATGATTCCAAATGA
- a CDS encoding NAD(P)H-dependent flavin oxidoreductase — protein MFETRITKMLGIKYPIQCGTMMYLSNAEFVATAANAGLLACLASAMYPDKQSLKEEIAKLHDLTDQPFGVNVSLFPGHSAVKVDEALDILADEEVKVLETAGRSPEPHRAFIKQAGFTHIHKCARLRDAIKAQTLGVDIVTVVGTECGGHPSMDEVSTMVLAPQVTEALDVPVIVGGGFCDGRTLVAGLALGADAVLMGTRFLNVAECPAHPYIKKRLIEAASDQTMIIQKSIGSGVRVLANDWAGQVLLMEQSGASLEKLMPYISGQRTKNAWLTGDPDAIITCGQVVGSIKTNPTMAELVGHIMQEASSVMRKLNQL, from the coding sequence ATGTTTGAAACCAGGATTACAAAAATGCTAGGGATCAAGTATCCCATCCAATGCGGCACCATGATGTATCTTTCCAATGCAGAGTTCGTGGCGACGGCAGCCAACGCAGGTCTACTGGCTTGTCTTGCTTCGGCCATGTACCCAGACAAACAGTCGCTTAAAGAAGAAATCGCCAAATTGCATGACCTTACCGATCAGCCTTTCGGGGTCAACGTCTCATTGTTCCCAGGGCATTCGGCAGTCAAGGTGGACGAGGCCCTGGACATCCTGGCCGACGAAGAAGTCAAGGTTCTAGAGACCGCCGGGCGCAGCCCCGAACCCCACCGGGCCTTCATCAAGCAGGCGGGATTCACCCACATCCACAAATGCGCCCGCCTGCGCGACGCCATTAAGGCGCAAACGCTGGGGGTGGACATCGTGACAGTAGTAGGGACCGAATGTGGCGGCCATCCAAGTATGGATGAGGTGTCCACCATGGTGTTGGCCCCCCAGGTCACTGAAGCCCTTGATGTCCCGGTGATCGTTGGTGGCGGCTTTTGCGACGGCCGTACTCTAGTGGCCGGCCTAGCCTTGGGGGCCGATGCGGTACTCATGGGTACCCGCTTTTTGAACGTGGCCGAATGCCCCGCGCACCCATATATTAAGAAGCGGTTAATTGAAGCAGCTTCTGATCAAACCATGATAATTCAAAAAAGTATCGGCAGCGGGGTGAGAGTACTAGCCAATGATTGGGCTGGTCAGGTCCTTCTTATGGAGCAGAGCGGGGCCAGCCTGGAAAAGTTGATGCCATACATCAGCGGCCAGCGCACCAAGAACGCCTGGCTCACCGGCGATCCCGACGCAATTATCACTTGTGGCCAGGTAGTGGGCAGCATTAAGACCAATCCCACAATGGCCGAGTTGGTGGGCCATATCATGCAAGAGGCATCCTCGGTGATGAGGAAGTTGAATCAACTGTAG
- a CDS encoding branched-chain amino acid ABC transporter permease produces MEFSYFIYQLIIGLSYSMLLFLIASGLTIIFGLLNIPNFAHGSLYMLGAYFTYYFLKSIPGLPFGLAIVFSVMAVGIIGAVLEFIPLRKIYERTHALQLLMTFSFILMIDDATKYFAGTDFLSIAIPKLMDGAITLPGDREMPIYSIFIILCGLVVAYLLWLGLYKTRLGKLIQAGTANKEMLSALGINVPRLFTLVFILGAILAGMAGGLSGPLKAVSVGMGETVIITIFAIVIVGGVGSLKGAFIASILIGELNTFGVVFFPDFAMAFTYILVIVVLLTKPEGLFRSR; encoded by the coding sequence ATGGAATTTTCCTACTTCATATATCAGCTGATCATCGGTCTGTCCTATAGCATGTTGCTGTTTTTGATCGCATCGGGTCTTACCATTATTTTCGGTCTGCTGAATATTCCAAACTTTGCCCACGGCTCCCTGTATATGCTGGGGGCCTACTTCACATACTACTTCCTAAAGAGTATTCCCGGGCTGCCCTTCGGCCTAGCCATTGTATTTTCTGTAATGGCGGTGGGAATCATCGGAGCGGTCCTGGAGTTCATCCCCCTTCGCAAGATATATGAAAGAACGCACGCCCTGCAGTTGTTGATGACCTTCAGCTTCATTCTGATGATCGACGACGCCACCAAATATTTCGCGGGCACGGATTTTCTCAGCATTGCCATACCCAAGCTTATGGATGGGGCCATCACCCTCCCGGGCGATCGGGAAATGCCGATCTACTCCATTTTCATCATCCTGTGCGGCCTGGTGGTTGCCTATCTGCTTTGGCTCGGGTTGTACAAGACGCGACTGGGTAAGTTGATCCAGGCGGGCACCGCTAACAAGGAAATGCTCAGCGCCCTGGGCATAAACGTACCCAGGCTCTTTACCCTGGTCTTTATTTTAGGCGCCATCCTGGCCGGGATGGCGGGCGGCCTGTCGGGCCCTCTCAAAGCGGTCAGCGTGGGTATGGGCGAAACGGTGATCATCACCATCTTCGCCATCGTGATCGTGGGGGGGGTGGGCAGTCTGAAGGGCGCCTTTATCGCGTCCATTTTGATCGGGGAGTTGAACACCTTCGGGGTGGTCTTCTTCCCCGACTTCGCCATGGCATTCACTTATATCTTGGTGATCGTGGTCCTGTTGACCAAGCCGGAAGGCTTATTCAGATCAAGGTAA
- a CDS encoding IS3 family transposase (programmed frameshift) has product MRRTRFSETQIVKILKEVEGGRTAKEVCREYGVSSATYYKWKSKYGGMEASDIVRLKELEEENRRLKQMYADLSLENRALKDVIGKKNIRPAGRRDLAKFMCKEHGLSIRRACRALRLSRSVYAYRPKPRDDGPIIEALTSLADKYPRYGFAKLFQVIRRDGHGWNHKRVYRVYCALKLNLRRKGKKRLPTRDPQPLAVPDLANICWSVDFMSDALYGGQRFRTFNVVDDFNREALAIEVDVNLPAQRIIRVLERIAAWRGYPSRLRLDNGPELVSVAMAQWAEEHSIDLGFTQPGKPTQNSYIERFNRTYREEVLDLYIFSRLSEVREITDRWLKEYNEERPHESLGNLTPAEYLAINSPEVSTVDWH; this is encoded by the exons ATGCGCAGGACCAGATTCAGCGAAACTCAGATCGTCAAAATTCTGAAAGAGGTGGAAGGGGGCAGGACCGCCAAGGAGGTCTGCCGGGAATACGGTGTCAGCAGCGCCACCTACTACAAATGGAAGTCCAAGTACGGGGGCATGGAGGCCTCGGACATCGTCCGGCTCAAGGAGCTTGAAGAAGAAAACAGGCGTCTAAAGCAGATGTACGCCGACTTGAGCCTTGAGAATCGGGCTCTGAAGGACGTCATCG GAAAGAAAAATATAAGGCCAGCGGGTCGGCGCGATCTGGCTAAGTTCATGTGCAAAGAGCACGGTCTGAGCATTCGCCGGGCCTGCCGCGCCCTGAGGCTGAGCCGGTCGGTTTATGCCTACCGACCCAAGCCCCGCGACGATGGTCCGATCATCGAGGCGCTGACTTCGCTGGCAGACAAATATCCCAGATACGGCTTTGCCAAACTGTTTCAAGTAATTCGGCGGGATGGACATGGCTGGAATCACAAGCGGGTGTACCGAGTGTACTGCGCCCTGAAGCTAAACCTTCGCAGGAAGGGTAAGAAGCGCCTGCCTACTCGTGATCCCCAGCCGCTTGCAGTGCCGGATCTGGCCAATATCTGCTGGTCGGTGGACTTCATGAGCGATGCCCTGTATGGCGGCCAGCGATTCAGGACCTTTAATGTGGTGGATGATTTCAATCGAGAGGCCCTGGCCATAGAGGTGGACGTCAATCTCCCCGCCCAAAGGATAATCCGAGTGCTGGAGCGTATCGCTGCCTGGCGGGGCTACCCGTCCAGGCTGAGGCTGGACAACGGCCCGGAGCTGGTCAGTGTAGCTATGGCCCAATGGGCCGAGGAGCATAGTATCGATTTGGGTTTCACTCAGCCCGGCAAGCCCACCCAGAATTCATACATTGAACGCTTCAACCGGACCTATCGGGAAGAGGTGCTGGACCTTTACATATTTTCCCGTCTAAGCGAGGTGCGGGAAATCACGGATCGCTGGCTCAAGGAGTACAACGAGGAACGCCCTCATGAGTCCCTCGGCAACCTGACACCAGCCGAATACCTCGCTATAAATTCACCTGAAGTTTCTACTGTTGACTGGCACTAA
- a CDS encoding ABC transporter ATP-binding protein — MSLLEVRSVSKSFGKLQAVNGLDLAIEEGEVRCIIGANGAGKTTLFNLISGRIKPDNGKVVFAGKEISGMRPPHIVRKGLSRSFQVSNYFSNLSVFQNVRIAVLSRMRKSRIFYWPVSRLEQVNQRVSKILEDFSLLPLADVIADNLSHGDRRKLEISLVVAQEPRMLLLDEPTAGMNSTETESTIQLIKDLVGRMRLTLLLTEHDMKVVFSLADKITFMHYGQVVCEGLPQDIKNNRDVQEIYLGGEVC, encoded by the coding sequence ATGAGTCTGTTAGAGGTACGCTCGGTCAGCAAATCCTTCGGCAAGCTGCAGGCGGTCAACGGCCTGGACTTGGCAATCGAAGAAGGAGAGGTGCGCTGCATCATCGGGGCCAACGGTGCGGGCAAGACCACTTTGTTCAATCTGATATCCGGACGCATTAAGCCTGACAACGGGAAGGTGGTGTTCGCGGGCAAGGAGATATCAGGTATGCGCCCGCCCCACATTGTGCGCAAAGGGCTCAGCCGCTCCTTCCAGGTTTCCAATTACTTCTCAAACCTCAGCGTCTTTCAAAACGTGCGCATCGCCGTGCTCTCGCGTATGCGCAAAAGCCGTATCTTTTACTGGCCGGTGAGCCGCCTGGAACAAGTGAACCAGCGTGTAAGTAAGATACTGGAAGACTTCAGCCTGCTGCCCTTGGCCGATGTCATAGCTGACAATCTGTCCCACGGTGACCGCCGCAAGCTGGAGATAAGTCTGGTGGTGGCCCAGGAGCCCCGCATGCTCCTGTTGGATGAGCCCACCGCGGGCATGAACTCCACGGAGACCGAAAGCACCATCCAGTTGATCAAGGACCTGGTAGGCCGCATGCGCCTCACCCTGCTTCTCACCGAGCACGACATGAAGGTCGTGTTCTCCTTGGCCGACAAAATCACCTTCATGCATTACGGGCAAGTGGTTTGCGAGGGGCTGCCCCAGGACATCAAGAACAACCGCGACGTGCAGGAGATTTACTTGGGAGGGGAAGTGTGCTGA
- a CDS encoding enoyl-CoA hydratase/isomerase family protein: protein MDKIIYEKRGHIAHITLNQPEKLNALGRTMARELSQAWVDFRDDDNLWVAILGGKGKSFCAGADVKEMERGEWRFRDSVLLGDDAALPHANDLYKPIIGAVQGHVYGGGLVMFLECDLRLAADNTKLGLPEGRVNVPFLFAPFIFDYIPRAIACEMILTGRPLQLQRAYDLGVVNRVVSQAELVNAAEEMAERVCQMGPLANFTAKELYTRGQRMSPQEAMTLLERLTPPVWNSQDSKEAKQAFIEKRSPRWQLK, encoded by the coding sequence ATGGACAAAATCATTTATGAAAAACGAGGTCATATCGCCCATATCACCTTAAACCAGCCCGAAAAGCTCAACGCCTTGGGAAGGACGATGGCCAGGGAACTGTCCCAGGCCTGGGTGGATTTCCGCGATGACGACAATCTATGGGTAGCTATCCTAGGGGGCAAGGGTAAGTCATTTTGCGCCGGGGCCGACGTGAAGGAGATGGAGAGGGGAGAGTGGCGCTTCCGAGATTCCGTGCTCTTGGGTGACGATGCGGCGTTGCCTCATGCCAATGATTTGTATAAGCCGATCATAGGCGCGGTGCAGGGACATGTATACGGCGGTGGCCTGGTCATGTTCTTGGAGTGCGACCTACGCCTGGCCGCCGACAACACCAAACTGGGCTTGCCCGAGGGCCGGGTCAACGTGCCCTTCCTGTTTGCGCCCTTCATCTTCGACTATATTCCCCGGGCGATTGCCTGCGAAATGATCCTTACCGGCAGACCGCTGCAACTGCAGCGGGCCTATGACCTTGGGGTGGTGAACCGGGTGGTTTCCCAAGCCGAGTTGGTAAATGCGGCGGAGGAAATGGCGGAGCGTGTATGCCAGATGGGCCCTCTTGCTAATTTCACAGCCAAAGAACTCTACACCCGAGGGCAACGCATGAGTCCTCAGGAGGCTATGACCTTGCTGGAACGGTTGACCCCTCCGGTCTGGAATTCCCAGGATTCCAAGGAAGCCAAGCAGGCCTTCATCGAAAAGCGTAGCCCACGCTGGCAACTGAAATAG
- a CDS encoding phenylacetate--CoA ligase family protein produces MQRYFANPALDALSPEEIYVLQEQRLVPQLTYCRDHSEFYREKFRACGVEPGDIKTLDDLRALPVFMNKDQERLNAQESLERDGHPFGTHLCADPKDIYLTGTTSGTTGMPTFTYTFTKQDVETIAPALGWRFAYNGLAYGDRVLFIFALGIYATSMSLWGLRSIKGVPIDVDARAGSELMLRFADITRPKYMATTVSLSEYLIGKAPVVLGKEVGELGFRGLFLTGEVGVSIPEVRQRIESAYGCRIYDYWAPAGHAIAITCDSPSYSGMHWVAPDLCTSFDDLVDPETKQPVPVVNGAVGEMVITSLRRQASPLLKYATGDIVQVWTEPCPHCGFPGKRAQLIGRADDMLVVKGVNIYPAAIKQVVQGFTPQVTGEMRIVLETRPPRVVPPLKLKLERSGQVVDTDLEGLARRIVGAMHDQLKIRPEIQWVDSGSLEKSTRKTPLFEKNYE; encoded by the coding sequence TTGCAACGCTACTTTGCCAATCCAGCCCTTGACGCGCTATCGCCGGAAGAAATCTACGTCCTGCAGGAGCAACGCCTGGTTCCCCAGCTTACCTATTGCCGCGACCATTCTGAGTTCTACCGCGAAAAGTTCCGCGCCTGCGGCGTCGAACCGGGCGATATCAAAACCTTGGATGACCTGCGGGCCCTGCCGGTTTTCATGAACAAGGACCAAGAGCGCCTGAACGCTCAGGAGTCACTGGAACGCGATGGCCATCCCTTTGGCACGCATCTGTGCGCCGACCCCAAAGACATCTACCTCACGGGCACCACCTCAGGCACCACCGGCATGCCCACCTTCACCTACACCTTCACTAAGCAGGACGTGGAGACCATCGCCCCAGCCCTGGGCTGGCGCTTCGCCTATAACGGCCTGGCCTACGGCGACCGGGTGTTGTTCATCTTTGCCCTGGGCATCTACGCCACCAGCATGTCCCTGTGGGGACTGCGCAGCATAAAAGGAGTGCCCATCGACGTGGACGCCCGGGCCGGTTCCGAGCTTATGCTGCGTTTTGCCGATATCACCCGGCCCAAGTACATGGCCACCACGGTGTCTCTATCGGAGTACCTCATTGGCAAGGCCCCGGTCGTGCTGGGCAAGGAGGTGGGTGAGCTGGGTTTCCGGGGTCTTTTCCTTACCGGCGAGGTGGGGGTGAGCATCCCCGAGGTACGCCAGCGCATTGAGTCGGCCTATGGATGCCGCATATACGACTACTGGGCCCCGGCCGGCCATGCCATCGCCATCACCTGCGATTCGCCCAGCTACAGTGGCATGCACTGGGTCGCTCCGGACCTGTGCACCAGCTTCGATGACCTGGTGGACCCGGAAACCAAACAGCCAGTGCCGGTGGTGAATGGCGCGGTGGGAGAAATGGTGATTACCTCCCTGAGGCGTCAAGCCTCCCCACTGCTCAAGTACGCCACCGGCGACATCGTGCAGGTGTGGACCGAACCCTGTCCCCACTGCGGTTTCCCCGGCAAGCGAGCTCAGCTCATAGGCAGGGCCGACGATATGTTGGTGGTCAAGGGAGTGAATATTTATCCCGCAGCCATCAAACAAGTGGTGCAGGGTTTCACTCCGCAGGTTACTGGCGAGATGCGCATTGTACTGGAGACCCGGCCCCCCCGTGTGGTGCCGCCACTCAAGCTAAAGCTGGAACGCTCGGGCCAGGTGGTCGACACGGACTTGGAGGGTCTGGCACGGCGTATCGTGGGAGCCATGCACGATCAGCTTAAGATAAGGCCAGAAATCCAATGGGTAGATTCGGGGAGTCTGGAAAAGTCCACCCGCAAGACGCCTTTGTTTGAAAAGAACTATGAATAG